A genomic region of Tamandua tetradactyla isolate mTamTet1 chromosome 2, mTamTet1.pri, whole genome shotgun sequence contains the following coding sequences:
- the LOC143659318 gene encoding olfactory receptor 13C3-like, translated as MDQNNQTFVSEFLLLGLSGHPNLEIIFFALLLVMYLVILLGNGVLIVASIFDARLHTPMYFFLGNLSFLDICYTTASIPSTLGPIISQKRTISFSRCAVQMFLVFALGSTECLLLGMMAFDRYVAICNPLRYPIIMSKAVYVLMASTSWLSGGINSTVQTSLAMQLPFCGNNVINHFGCEILAVLKLACADISLNVTTMLVASMVFLVLPLLVIFFSYMFILYTILRIKSATGRHKAFSTCSSHLTVVIIFYDTIFFMYAKPTSQDQSGENKFQTSDKLMFLFYGAMTPMLNPIIYSLRNKDVKSAVKYLLTCKFIQ; from the coding sequence ATGGATCAGAACAACCAGACATTTGtgtcagaatttcttcttctgggcCTTTCAGGGCATCCAAATCTTGAgatcattttctttgctctgctTCTAGTGATGTATCTAGTGATTCTACTGGGCAATGGTGTTCTCATCGTAGCAAGCATCTTTGATGCTCgtcttcacacccccatgtacttcttcctgggAAACCTCTCATTTCTGGATATCTGCTATACAACTGCTTCTATTCCTTCAACTTTGGGGCCCATCATATCACAGAAAAGAACCATTTCCTTCTCTAGATGTGCAGTGCAGATGTTCCTTGTGTTTGCCCTGGGGTCAACAGAGTGTTTGCTCCTGGGCATGATGGCTtttgaccgctatgtggccatctgtaacccTCTGAGGTACCCCATCATCATGAGCAAGGCGGTGTATGTGCTGATGGCTTCCACATCATGGTTGTCTGGTGGAATCAACTCAACTGTGCAAACGTCTCTTGCCATGCAGCTGCCATTTTGTGGGAATAATGTTATCAATCATTTTGGATGTGAGATCTTGGCTGTCCTCAAGTTAGCTTGTGCTGACATATCACTCAATGTTACCACCATGCTAGTGGCAAGTATGGTCTTCCTGGTTCTTCCACTGCTGGTCATCTTCTTCTCCTACATGTTCATCCTCTACACCATCTTGAGAATAAAATCAGCCACAGGGAGACACAAGGCATTTTCCACCTGCTCCTCACACCTGACTGTGGTGATCATATTTTATGATACCATCTTCTTTATGTACGCAAAGCCCACGTCTCAAGACCAGTCTGGGGAAAACAAATTTCAAACTTCAGACAAGCTTATGTTCTTGTTTTATGGAGCCATGACCCCCATGCTGAATCCTATCATCTATAGCTTGAGGAATAAGGATGTAAAATCTGCTGTGAAGTATCTGTTAACTTGCAAATTTATCCAATAA